A DNA window from Halorubrum sp. DM2 contains the following coding sequences:
- a CDS encoding MATE family efflux transporter, whose amino-acid sequence MSNLPNPFRALILYIGFALARVGLIDRHRVVRTTDLAWPRIVTGIARMSKNAVDVAMVGVAVGTSAVAGVGFAGPYWGLAFAFGGGVAGGTIALVSQRFSAEAFVELGDAVRSSVLLAVAITVPVSAAFWAYAPAFIDVLSSNERAIAYGADYLRVVGLGVPFAALNLVGSRVLVGCDDAYTAMQVRAGGAVANIVLSALFIFGFGWGVEGAAIGTVLSNVLAVGGFTVGLVRGSAPLIGEFPVAIDPTGSYLNPDMLRDLVEIGVPVGARNLVWTAAEFPMLAILDVFGENTVAAFVIARRIWGIMNTPGWGFGLASSSLVGQELGVERPDEAEAYARDIIRFSVATYAVSAVLIAVFATQIVSLFAQSPNSPEIPIAVNLVYAACAAVIFQGVSGGAAGPLDAAGDTKIPFASQFLGMFCVSIPLAYVGAHDATPAITVPETLAIPAVEVPLVGVTIQAAEVPFVGFTIPEVALPAIGLWGLYLAFMAETTIPALINYLRFRSGKWKKISEAYRPEATADD is encoded by the coding sequence CTGTCGAACCTCCCGAACCCCTTCCGCGCGCTCATCCTCTACATCGGGTTCGCCCTCGCTCGGGTCGGCCTGATCGACCGCCACCGCGTGGTCCGGACCACGGACCTCGCGTGGCCGCGGATCGTCACGGGGATCGCGCGGATGTCGAAGAACGCGGTCGACGTCGCGATGGTCGGCGTCGCGGTCGGCACGAGCGCCGTCGCCGGCGTCGGGTTCGCGGGCCCCTACTGGGGGCTCGCGTTCGCGTTCGGCGGCGGCGTCGCCGGCGGCACCATCGCCTTAGTCTCCCAGCGGTTCAGCGCCGAGGCGTTCGTCGAACTCGGCGACGCCGTCCGGTCGAGCGTCCTCCTCGCGGTCGCGATCACCGTCCCGGTCAGCGCGGCGTTCTGGGCGTACGCCCCGGCGTTCATCGACGTGCTGAGCAGCAACGAGCGGGCGATCGCCTACGGCGCGGACTACCTCCGGGTGGTCGGACTCGGCGTCCCGTTCGCCGCGCTCAACCTCGTCGGCAGCCGCGTGCTGGTCGGCTGCGACGACGCCTACACCGCGATGCAGGTGCGGGCGGGCGGCGCGGTCGCCAACATCGTCCTCAGCGCGCTGTTCATCTTCGGCTTCGGCTGGGGCGTCGAGGGGGCCGCGATCGGTACCGTCCTCTCGAACGTCCTCGCTGTCGGAGGGTTCACCGTCGGGCTCGTCCGCGGCAGCGCCCCGCTGATCGGGGAGTTCCCGGTCGCGATCGACCCGACCGGCTCGTATCTGAACCCCGACATGCTCCGCGACCTCGTCGAGATCGGCGTCCCCGTCGGCGCGCGCAACCTCGTGTGGACGGCCGCGGAGTTCCCCATGCTCGCCATCCTCGACGTGTTCGGCGAGAACACCGTGGCCGCGTTCGTCATCGCCCGCCGCATCTGGGGGATCATGAACACCCCCGGCTGGGGGTTCGGCCTCGCCTCCTCCAGTTTGGTCGGGCAGGAGCTCGGCGTCGAGCGCCCCGACGAGGCGGAGGCGTACGCCCGCGACATCATTCGCTTCTCGGTCGCGACGTACGCCGTCTCCGCGGTGCTGATCGCCGTCTTCGCGACCCAAATCGTCTCGCTGTTCGCTCAATCGCCGAACAGCCCGGAGATACCGATCGCTGTGAACCTCGTGTACGCGGCCTGTGCCGCGGTGATCTTTCAGGGTGTCTCCGGCGGCGCGGCCGGCCCGCTCGACGCCGCCGGCGACACGAAGATACCGTTCGCCAGCCAGTTCCTCGGCATGTTCTGCGTGTCGATCCCGCTCGCGTACGTCGGCGCGCACGACGCGACGCCGGCGATAACGGTGCCCGAAACCCTCGCGATCCCGGCGGTGGAGGTCCCGCTCGTCGGGGTCACGATTCAGGCGGCCGAGGTCCCGTTCGTCGGGTTCACGATCCCGGAGGTCGCGCTCCCCGCGATCGGCCTGTGGGGCCTGTATCTCGCGTTCATGGCCGAGACGACGATCCCGGCGCTGATCAACTACCTGCGGTTCCGCTCGGGGAAGTGGAAGAAAATAAGCGAGGCGTACCGCCCCGAGGCGACCGCGGACGACTGA
- a CDS encoding pyridoxamine 5'-phosphate oxidase family protein codes for MDPTGPWDRGRVDEFLADARVPVRLGCRTPTDRPWIVSLWFAWDPVAGPRGDDAGDPDRPSGAIRCATSATADLVEFVEHDDEVSFDVSTNDPPYKGVRGRGRATVVPDEDKRLLRSLLEKYLGGVDNATGERLLRPEREEVEIRIEPERLHTWDYSERMGPAAE; via the coding sequence ATGGACCCGACCGGCCCGTGGGACCGTGGGCGCGTCGACGAGTTCCTCGCCGACGCCCGCGTCCCGGTCCGACTCGGCTGTCGCACGCCGACCGACCGCCCGTGGATCGTCTCGCTGTGGTTCGCGTGGGATCCGGTGGCCGGACCTCGCGGCGACGACGCAGGCGACCCCGACCGCCCGAGCGGCGCGATCCGCTGTGCGACGAGCGCGACCGCCGACCTCGTCGAGTTCGTCGAACACGACGACGAGGTCTCCTTCGACGTATCGACGAACGACCCGCCGTACAAGGGCGTCCGCGGCCGCGGCCGCGCGACGGTCGTCCCCGACGAGGACAAGCGGCTCCTGCGGTCGCTTCTGGAGAAGTACCTCGGCGGGGTCGACAACGCGACCGGCGAGCGGCTCCTGCGCCCCGAGCGCGAGGAGGTCGAGATCCGGATCGAGCCCGAGCGGCTCCACACGTGGGACTACTCGGAGCGGATGGGACCGGCGGCGGAGTAA
- a CDS encoding EamA family transporter codes for MDATATTYLPYALLAMGAYALVSPLMRVATTGPNAIPSDVAVVVSNSLLIVMAVGVIAYTGQGFTTHLASPKLPHVLAAGFFLGVGILALYRSLSLGPVSVVTPIFAMFLVFSSVIGFLFLGESFTLRKGLGIVFAAASVYLVSGA; via the coding sequence ATGGACGCTACGGCCACAACGTATCTCCCGTACGCGCTGCTCGCGATGGGCGCGTACGCGCTGGTCTCCCCGCTGATGCGCGTCGCCACCACCGGACCGAACGCGATCCCGAGCGACGTCGCCGTCGTCGTCTCGAACTCGCTGCTGATCGTGATGGCCGTCGGCGTGATCGCCTACACCGGACAGGGGTTCACGACGCACCTCGCCTCGCCGAAGCTGCCGCACGTGCTCGCCGCGGGCTTTTTCCTCGGCGTCGGGATCCTCGCCTTGTACCGGTCGCTCTCCTTGGGTCCCGTGAGCGTCGTGACGCCCATCTTCGCGATGTTCCTCGTCTTCTCGTCGGTGATCGGCTTCCTCTTCTTGGGCGAGTCGTTCACCCTTCGGAAGGGGCTCGGCATCGTCTTCGCCGCCGCCTCCGTCTATCTGGTCTCCGGAGCATAG
- a CDS encoding histidine kinase N-terminal 7TM domain-containing protein, whose translation MTALSPLSIALLVAVTVGLAAAILAWRERPEPGATWLAVLLAGQVWWATFLVFELEAATLPGKALWYDVQWVGVVAIPVGWLFFALAYTGYDRYVTPFSVSLVSVIPVATVAVAAAGDPGNLLAVDRAVRETAVGTFLDVAPGPLYYVIAGYTYLLGAVGSVPLFQLIRDDARPFRGQSAALLIGTAAPWAGSVAYLTGAIPIPGLDPTPIVFAVSGVTYLFALSRFRLLTLAPAPRRRARQLVFEQLHDPVFVVGTEDLLVDLNESASETFGIDRQAAIGERAGAVVPRYDAVRELDDDRGSPRPISLVGRDGQRPYEVTVRGVVDDHDRTTARVIAFHDVGAYLGQQQRLNVLNRVFRHDVRTETNLILGYAEQLRANPTDERALSIIEESAGRMLELSERTRTAGKLFDPTEEGKSGPLPDVVDEVVADARSLDPDARVETGRIPDVTVPLVLRVVLENLCSNAVRHNDAETPWVRIDAAVADGWVEVTVADDGPGIDPAEYDVLDRGTETPLRHGSGIGLWIVKWGVDHLGGRISFAEREPRGTTVTVSVPVDRSGAGGSDRGERIAGCDRTDDESGAAESPSNEGR comes from the coding sequence ATGACAGCGTTGAGCCCCCTCTCAATCGCGCTCCTCGTCGCCGTGACGGTCGGGCTGGCGGCGGCGATCCTCGCGTGGCGGGAGCGGCCGGAACCGGGCGCGACGTGGCTCGCCGTCCTCCTCGCGGGACAGGTCTGGTGGGCGACGTTCCTCGTCTTCGAACTCGAGGCGGCGACGCTCCCCGGGAAGGCGCTGTGGTACGACGTCCAGTGGGTCGGGGTCGTCGCGATTCCGGTCGGGTGGCTCTTCTTCGCGCTGGCGTACACCGGATACGACCGGTACGTGACACCCTTCTCCGTCTCGCTCGTGTCCGTCATCCCCGTCGCCACGGTCGCGGTCGCCGCCGCCGGCGATCCCGGGAACCTCCTCGCCGTCGACCGGGCCGTGCGCGAGACCGCCGTCGGGACGTTCCTCGACGTCGCCCCCGGACCGCTGTACTACGTCATCGCGGGCTACACCTACCTCCTCGGCGCGGTCGGGTCGGTCCCCCTGTTTCAGCTGATCCGCGACGACGCCCGGCCGTTCCGGGGACAGAGCGCGGCGCTTCTGATCGGCACCGCCGCGCCGTGGGCCGGCAGTGTCGCGTACCTCACCGGGGCGATCCCGATCCCGGGACTCGACCCCACGCCGATCGTGTTCGCGGTCTCGGGGGTGACGTACCTCTTCGCGCTGTCGCGGTTCCGCCTGCTGACGCTCGCGCCGGCCCCGCGCCGCCGCGCGCGCCAGCTCGTCTTCGAGCAGCTCCACGACCCCGTGTTCGTCGTCGGCACTGAGGACCTGCTGGTCGATCTGAACGAGAGCGCCTCCGAGACGTTCGGCATCGACCGCCAGGCGGCGATCGGCGAGCGAGCGGGCGCGGTCGTTCCCCGATACGACGCGGTGCGCGAACTCGACGACGACCGGGGGTCGCCGCGACCGATATCGTTAGTCGGACGCGACGGGCAGCGGCCGTACGAGGTGACGGTCAGGGGCGTGGTCGACGACCACGACCGCACCACCGCCAGAGTGATCGCCTTCCACGATGTCGGGGCGTACCTCGGTCAGCAGCAGCGGCTCAACGTCCTCAACCGAGTGTTCCGCCACGACGTGCGGACGGAGACCAACCTCATCTTGGGGTACGCCGAGCAGTTACGGGCGAACCCGACCGACGAGCGCGCACTCTCGATCATCGAGGAGAGCGCGGGGCGGATGCTCGAACTCAGCGAGCGCACCCGGACCGCCGGGAAGCTGTTCGACCCGACCGAGGAGGGGAAGTCGGGGCCGCTTCCGGACGTCGTCGACGAAGTCGTCGCGGACGCGCGGAGCCTCGACCCCGACGCCCGGGTCGAGACCGGTCGGATCCCGGACGTCACCGTCCCATTGGTGTTGCGTGTCGTCTTGGAGAACCTCTGTTCGAACGCGGTCCGACACAACGACGCGGAGACGCCGTGGGTGCGGATCGACGCGGCGGTCGCGGACGGGTGGGTCGAGGTCACCGTCGCCGACGACGGCCCCGGTATCGACCCGGCCGAGTACGACGTGTTGGACCGCGGAACCGAGACGCCGCTCCGGCACGGCAGCGGGATCGGCCTGTGGATCGTCAAGTGGGGCGTCGACCACCTCGGCGGCCGGATATCGTTCGCCGAGCGCGAGCCGCGGGGGACGACGGTGACGGTGTCTGTTCCAGTCGATCGGTCGGGAGCGGGCGGGAGCGACCGCGGGGAGCGAATCGCCGGATGCGACCGGACGGACGACGAATCGGGTGCGGCGGAATCGCCGTCGAACGAGGGTCGATAG
- a CDS encoding type IV pilin N-terminal domain-containing protein, protein MEVPEDERAVTPTVGVVLIVAITVILAAVVGAFALSVANDLGEKPTFAALELTFDEEPASKPDYNKFRWELGLTNEGGETVDADEIVVHLDHGDQRVTGTLDRSLRPGERVELTIVHNNQNNDTIPDDVACSDINVACRLAGDDGNYPDDDRIRLQMIHEPSGSILYRERIGISGEYGIFNGDPSDIEITDETLTFA, encoded by the coding sequence ATGGAGGTGCCGGAAGACGAACGTGCCGTTACGCCGACCGTCGGTGTAGTTCTGATCGTCGCAATCACGGTTATTCTCGCGGCAGTTGTCGGTGCGTTCGCGCTCAGCGTCGCAAACGACCTCGGCGAGAAGCCGACTTTCGCCGCTCTTGAGTTGACCTTCGATGAGGAACCCGCCTCGAAGCCGGACTACAACAAGTTCCGCTGGGAACTCGGGCTCACAAACGAGGGGGGCGAAACCGTGGACGCCGACGAGATCGTGGTCCACCTCGACCACGGGGATCAGCGGGTCACCGGCACGCTCGACAGGTCGCTCCGACCGGGCGAACGGGTTGAACTAACGATCGTTCACAACAACCAGAACAACGACACGATCCCGGACGACGTCGCCTGCTCCGACATCAACGTGGCGTGTCGACTGGCCGGCGACGACGGCAACTACCCTGATGATGACCGGATACGACTCCAGATGATACACGAGCCGTCGGGGTCGATCCTCTACCGCGAACGAATCGGAATCTCCGGTGAGTACGGGATATTCAACGGCGATCCCAGCGATATCGAGATCACGGACGAGACGCTGACGTTTGCGTAG
- the arcS gene encoding archaeosine synthase subunit alpha: MTDYFEVHERDGAARIGEVRLAEPVTTPALADPILDDAGSLWAGDREAPDGDESALTVLPHRSFPAGTRDEVRESFAVDHPDAAFPTAAVVDSEVARDLGADAYLLSDAQGFVGHGEAFRDAIVRAKAALPPDTALGLSGVATPRNVAVLAYAGVDLVDETLARTKGTQGMYLTADAEHFLEDLDELPCACPACAKPRGEFTRADCAEHNVNALRAELRRVRERIRSGRLRDYVEGQARHEGWLTAAFREFDDQWAYLEERTPLMRDAEVTAASAETLDRVEIRRFADRVTSRYRNRFDDQPLVLVPCSATKPYSDSQSHRQFHDAIKWRGHTVSMTSPIGVVPQELETTYPAQHYDSVVTGDWSEDEIEFVAEVLRRYLTRNDYSRVVAHVPEDGYREICERVEADPEIDVPFEYTCVDHPTTDESLGELNAALQGEPAYSKREREHNTVRALADYLLGDGAGDDLFGGAGDESGGSEAGSGADIRTTGRYPKLQVWGSDPDAGREGEPGEQLATMVPQYGTLSFTLAGARRWVESDASTKRVEIDAFVPHGSVLAPGVVDADDDIRVGDEVVIEGPKAFAVGRAEMSGPEMAGSTRGVAVQVRHVDEK; this comes from the coding sequence ATGACCGACTACTTCGAGGTCCACGAGCGCGACGGCGCGGCCCGGATCGGGGAGGTCCGCCTCGCCGAACCGGTGACCACGCCGGCGCTCGCGGACCCGATCCTCGACGACGCCGGGAGCCTCTGGGCCGGCGACCGCGAGGCGCCCGACGGCGACGAGAGCGCGCTGACGGTGCTTCCCCACCGGTCGTTCCCGGCCGGGACGCGCGACGAGGTGCGCGAGTCGTTCGCGGTCGACCACCCGGACGCCGCGTTCCCGACCGCGGCGGTCGTCGACAGCGAGGTCGCGCGCGACCTCGGCGCGGACGCGTACCTCCTCTCCGACGCGCAGGGGTTCGTCGGACACGGGGAGGCGTTCCGCGACGCGATCGTTCGGGCGAAGGCGGCGCTGCCGCCGGACACGGCGCTCGGCCTCTCCGGCGTCGCGACGCCGCGGAACGTCGCCGTCCTCGCGTACGCGGGCGTCGACCTCGTCGACGAGACGCTCGCCCGGACGAAGGGGACGCAGGGGATGTACCTCACCGCCGACGCGGAACATTTCCTCGAAGACCTCGACGAACTGCCGTGCGCCTGCCCGGCCTGCGCGAAACCGCGAGGCGAGTTCACGCGCGCCGACTGCGCCGAGCACAACGTCAACGCGCTCCGCGCCGAACTCCGCCGGGTCCGCGAGCGGATCCGGAGCGGTCGCCTGCGGGACTACGTCGAGGGGCAGGCCCGCCACGAGGGGTGGCTCACGGCCGCGTTCCGCGAGTTCGACGACCAGTGGGCCTATCTGGAGGAGCGGACGCCGCTCATGCGCGACGCCGAGGTGACCGCGGCGAGCGCCGAGACGCTCGACCGCGTCGAGATCCGCCGGTTCGCCGACCGCGTCACGAGCCGCTACCGGAACCGCTTTGACGACCAGCCGCTCGTTCTGGTTCCCTGCTCGGCGACGAAACCGTACAGCGACTCCCAGAGCCACCGCCAGTTCCACGACGCGATCAAGTGGCGCGGCCACACCGTCTCGATGACCTCGCCGATCGGCGTGGTCCCACAGGAACTGGAGACGACCTACCCCGCACAGCACTACGACTCCGTGGTCACCGGCGACTGGAGCGAAGACGAGATCGAGTTCGTCGCGGAGGTGTTGCGGCGATATCTGACGCGCAACGACTACTCCCGCGTCGTCGCGCACGTCCCCGAGGACGGCTATAGGGAGATCTGCGAGCGCGTCGAGGCCGACCCCGAGATCGATGTCCCCTTCGAGTACACCTGCGTCGACCACCCGACGACCGACGAGTCGCTCGGCGAGCTGAACGCCGCCCTACAGGGCGAGCCGGCGTACAGCAAGCGGGAGCGCGAACACAACACGGTCCGGGCGCTCGCCGACTACCTGCTCGGCGACGGCGCGGGCGACGACCTGTTCGGCGGCGCGGGCGACGAGTCGGGCGGATCGGAGGCGGGGAGCGGCGCGGACATCCGCACTACCGGCCGCTACCCCAAGCTCCAGGTGTGGGGGTCGGACCCGGACGCCGGTCGCGAGGGCGAGCCGGGCGAGCAGCTGGCGACGATGGTCCCTCAGTACGGCACCCTCTCTTTCACCCTCGCCGGCGCGCGGCGGTGGGTCGAGAGCGACGCGTCGACCAAACGGGTCGAGATCGACGCGTTCGTCCCGCACGGCTCCGTGCTCGCGCCGGGCGTCGTCGACGCGGACGACGATATCCGCGTCGGCGACGAGGTCGTGATCGAGGGACCGAAGGCGTTCGCGGTCGGCCGCGCCGAGATGTCCGGGCCGGAGATGGCGGGGTCGACCCGCGGCGTCGCCGTTCAAGTCCGCCACGTCGACGAGAAGTGA
- a CDS encoding HAMP domain-containing sensor histidine kinase, which produces MNQRFDTRQADGSRLRELLVTLGVTDPDYGEERSKGGIIRTAAALFVSLTGFALLVPNVTPLVSGGEPPIGVALSVLGTVLSVALVAVGGMLLRSSFTTRNAVRIAVWNLFGVTVLGGIMLGIFQYQAAMASPVTAPVFTIAKVLAIGAVAHVIIGVYDARRVRAQQLAKERRKLSVLNRVIRHNLRNETTVLGGHASLVAEGVDDPDLRESAEKVAHSAAVIGGLAEDAKRLQAAFERRPGERTPVDVDSVVEDAADAAREAGAETVAVDVDAGPALADDRLATAVEELATNAVEHGASEVALSARERDGDVEIAVSDDGPGIHESESRVITGPDPETQLEHASGLGLWIVRATADAFGGWLSIETTRADDEGASADETGTTITLGVPAA; this is translated from the coding sequence ATGAATCAGCGGTTCGACACACGGCAGGCGGACGGGAGTCGACTGCGGGAGCTGCTCGTGACGCTCGGCGTCACCGACCCGGACTACGGTGAGGAGCGCTCCAAGGGGGGAATCATCCGCACCGCCGCGGCGCTTTTCGTCTCGCTCACCGGCTTCGCGCTCCTCGTGCCGAACGTGACCCCGCTCGTCTCGGGCGGGGAGCCGCCGATCGGCGTCGCGCTCTCGGTGCTCGGAACGGTCCTCTCGGTCGCACTCGTGGCGGTCGGGGGGATGCTGTTGCGGAGTTCGTTCACCACGCGGAACGCGGTCCGGATCGCGGTCTGGAACCTGTTCGGGGTCACCGTTCTCGGCGGGATCATGCTCGGGATCTTCCAGTACCAGGCCGCGATGGCCTCGCCGGTGACCGCGCCCGTGTTCACGATCGCGAAGGTGCTCGCGATCGGTGCCGTGGCGCACGTGATTATCGGGGTCTACGACGCCCGACGGGTTCGGGCACAGCAGCTGGCCAAAGAGCGGCGCAAGCTCTCGGTGCTCAACCGCGTGATCAGACACAACCTCCGCAACGAGACGACGGTGCTGGGCGGGCACGCCTCGCTCGTCGCCGAGGGCGTCGACGACCCCGACCTCCGCGAGTCTGCGGAGAAGGTCGCGCACAGCGCCGCGGTGATCGGCGGGTTGGCGGAGGACGCGAAGCGGCTTCAGGCCGCCTTCGAGCGTCGGCCCGGGGAGCGGACCCCGGTTGATGTCGATTCGGTCGTCGAGGACGCGGCCGACGCGGCCCGCGAGGCGGGCGCGGAGACGGTCGCGGTCGACGTCGACGCCGGTCCCGCGCTCGCGGACGACCGGCTGGCGACGGCGGTCGAGGAGCTGGCGACGAACGCGGTCGAACACGGGGCGAGCGAGGTCGCGCTGTCCGCCCGCGAGCGCGACGGCGACGTGGAAATCGCCGTCAGCGACGACGGGCCGGGGATCCACGAGTCGGAGAGCCGCGTGATAACCGGCCCGGACCCCGAGACCCAACTGGAGCACGCGAGCGGGCTTGGCCTCTGGATCGTGCGCGCGACCGCCGACGCGTTCGGCGGGTGGCTCTCGATCGAGACGACCCGCGCCGACGACGAGGGCGCGAGCGCGGACGAGACCGGGACGACGATCACGCTCGGCGTGCCGGCCGCGTGA